One genomic segment of Paenibacillus durus includes these proteins:
- a CDS encoding CobW family GTP-binding protein, which produces MDRTIPVYILSGFLGSGKTTLLYRLLEYWKNEDMRPAVVMNELGEVNFDGIMVDKSVPMAELLGGCICCSASADLSMELNTLVKKESPDVIVIEATGAANPLDIIDNVTETSLYSNVELKGLITVVDAAHLLQLYREQKGASYRLMQEQIRSASVLILNKTDRVSPEEAEEVNGVLRKWNAFAEIIPAVRCEVDPERLINRTDNSAFVEISESAPETDASASTTMEGLTEALETDVIDINRAAHDHVMAYTHFFKNPINSVEFEAFIKELPADVYRAKGVLTFNDTSGRFLFQYAYRESDFLKINPQGEVTDVAVFIGEHFSSGDLRKKLLKLEGRGFTLPGSVKRSL; this is translated from the coding sequence ATGGATAGAACCATTCCTGTATATATACTGTCGGGCTTTCTTGGCAGCGGCAAAACGACTCTGCTGTACCGATTGCTGGAGTATTGGAAAAATGAAGACATGCGTCCGGCCGTCGTCATGAACGAGCTCGGAGAGGTTAACTTCGACGGCATAATGGTCGATAAATCGGTGCCGATGGCGGAACTGCTCGGCGGCTGCATCTGCTGCTCCGCAAGCGCGGATCTTAGTATGGAGCTTAATACCCTGGTGAAAAAAGAGTCACCGGATGTCATCGTGATTGAAGCAACGGGGGCAGCCAATCCTCTGGATATCATTGATAATGTTACGGAAACATCGCTCTACAGCAATGTCGAGTTAAAGGGGCTGATCACCGTAGTCGACGCCGCCCATCTGCTTCAGCTGTACAGAGAGCAGAAAGGAGCCTCATACCGGCTGATGCAGGAACAAATCCGCAGCGCTTCCGTGCTGATTCTGAACAAAACGGACCGCGTGTCCCCGGAAGAAGCGGAGGAAGTGAACGGGGTTCTGCGCAAATGGAATGCGTTCGCGGAAATTATTCCGGCGGTACGATGCGAGGTGGACCCGGAAAGACTGATCAACAGAACGGATAACTCAGCGTTTGTTGAAATCTCGGAGAGTGCGCCAGAAACGGATGCTTCGGCTTCGACGACAATGGAAGGCTTGACGGAGGCATTGGAGACTGATGTCATCGATATCAACCGGGCCGCGCATGATCATGTAATGGCGTATACGCACTTTTTTAAGAATCCGATTAACAGTGTGGAATTTGAAGCCTTTATCAAAGAACTGCCTGCCGACGTATACAGAGCGAAGGGTGTGCTTACCTTTAACGATACTTCGGGGCGCTTTCTGTTCCAGTACGCATACCGGGAATCGGATTTTCTAAAGATTAACCCGCAGGGAGAGGTCACGGACGTGGCTGTATTTATCGGGGAGCACTTCTCGTCAGGGGATCTGCGGAAGAAACTGCTGAAGCTGGAAGGACGGGGATTTACCCTGCCCGGGAGCGTAAAAAGAAGCTTGTAG
- a CDS encoding YpdA family putative bacillithiol disulfide reductase produces MYEVIIIGAGPCGLSAAIECRRQGLSAIIVEKNFIVHSIYLYPTHMQFFSTPELLEIGDVPFTTPNEKPFRHEALVYYRKAAELHGLEIASYEEATAIERLDDGTFSVNTVNRRGERQTRQAGSVVISTGYFDQPNWIGIPGEDLPKVAHYFREAHPYTGMKVAIIGGSNSAVDAALELIRAGASVDMIYRGDSISGNIKPWVRPIFESMVQKEKIRLHLASKVTEITPDTVVVSSVSRDESYTLENDFVLAMTGFRPDRTLMSSIGVLMDDDMDKPVYDPATMETNIPGVYVAGVIASGRNANEIFIETGRRHGALIAEHLAAKRLTEDKERN; encoded by the coding sequence ATGTATGAAGTCATTATCATTGGCGCAGGGCCATGCGGCTTGTCCGCCGCCATTGAATGCCGCAGGCAGGGCCTGTCCGCGATCATTGTGGAGAAGAACTTTATTGTCCACTCCATCTACCTGTATCCGACCCATATGCAATTTTTCAGCACTCCGGAGCTGCTGGAAATCGGCGATGTTCCCTTTACGACGCCGAACGAGAAGCCGTTCCGCCACGAGGCGCTCGTCTACTACCGCAAGGCTGCAGAGCTGCACGGTCTGGAAATCGCCTCTTATGAAGAAGCGACTGCCATCGAGCGGCTCGATGACGGGACATTCAGCGTTAATACGGTGAACCGGCGGGGCGAGCGCCAGACGCGGCAAGCAGGCTCTGTCGTCATCTCCACCGGCTACTTCGACCAGCCGAACTGGATCGGCATTCCCGGCGAGGATTTGCCGAAGGTGGCCCACTACTTCAGGGAAGCGCACCCTTACACCGGCATGAAGGTGGCGATTATCGGAGGCAGCAATTCGGCCGTGGACGCGGCTCTTGAGCTGATTCGGGCCGGTGCTTCGGTCGATATGATCTACCGCGGTGACAGCATCTCCGGCAATATCAAGCCTTGGGTGCGCCCAATCTTTGAAAGCATGGTGCAAAAGGAAAAGATCCGGCTACATCTTGCTTCCAAAGTTACCGAAATTACGCCGGACACGGTTGTCGTGTCTTCTGTTTCCCGGGATGAATCCTACACTCTGGAGAATGATTTCGTTCTGGCGATGACCGGCTTCAGACCGGACCGCACGCTGATGTCCTCCATCGGCGTCTTGATGGACGACGATATGGATAAGCCCGTATATGATCCGGCGACGATGGAGACGAACATTCCGGGCGTATACGTGGCCGGCGTTATCGCCTCCGGCCGTAACGCCAACGAGATATTCATCGAGACGGGACGCCGGCACGGGGCGCTGATCGCGGAGCATCTGGCAGCCAAGCGTCTGACTGAAGATAAGGAGCGGAACTGA
- a CDS encoding DUF441 domain-containing protein, which produces MDYTALLLLGLAGLGIISSNSTVTIAMVVLLLVRLLGLHQAYPWLEKYGLTVGIIILLIGVMTPLASGRISLQTVGEAFLHWKSLTAIGIGILVAYLGGRGATLIGSQPTIVAGLLIGTVIGVAVFKGVPVGPLIAAGILSLIIGRM; this is translated from the coding sequence ATGGACTACACTGCTCTGCTCCTTCTGGGTCTGGCCGGACTTGGCATCATCAGCAGCAATTCAACCGTAACCATCGCCATGGTAGTGCTGCTGCTAGTGCGGCTGCTCGGCCTGCATCAGGCTTACCCCTGGCTTGAAAAGTATGGCCTCACGGTTGGCATCATCATCCTCCTGATCGGCGTCATGACCCCGCTGGCCAGCGGACGAATCTCGCTGCAGACCGTGGGGGAGGCATTTCTCCATTGGAAATCGCTAACTGCTATCGGTATAGGCATTCTTGTCGCTTATCTTGGCGGCCGGGGAGCAACCCTGATCGGCAGCCAGCCGACGATTGTCGCCGGTCTCTTGATCGGAACCGTCATCGGCGTCGCCGTCTTCAAAGGCGTTCCGGTCGGACCGCTCATCGCCGCGGGCATCCTGTCGCTCATCATCGGAAGAATGTGA
- a CDS encoding HesB/YadR/YfhF family protein has translation MSISVSPEAASWFKRELGLTDGDCVRLFPRYSSGGGLHPGFSLGIAVEPPGRPGLQASREGVVFYMEEQDLWYMEGYGLSIIYSPEEDDIEYRYEPEAGGEKVPEAAAGASANK, from the coding sequence ATGAGCATATCTGTCAGTCCTGAAGCCGCCTCCTGGTTCAAGCGGGAGCTCGGTTTGACGGACGGCGACTGCGTCCGCCTGTTTCCAAGATACAGCTCCGGCGGCGGGCTTCATCCCGGATTTTCGCTCGGCATTGCCGTGGAACCGCCGGGGCGTCCGGGACTTCAAGCCTCCCGGGAGGGCGTCGTTTTTTACATGGAGGAGCAGGATTTGTGGTATATGGAAGGGTACGGACTGTCGATCATCTACTCGCCGGAAGAAGATGATATCGAGTACCGGTATGAGCCTGAGGCTGGCGGGGAGAAAGTGCCGGAAGCCGCCGCCGGCGCTAGCGCAAACAAGTGA
- a CDS encoding four-helix bundle copper-binding protein — translation MTQIQYQDCIDSCLKCMNACNVSYVSSLKEYDLAELRECIRMDRECADICAYAIQAMIRQSPFVADICRLCAEICEATARVSGRYKLTHCQECINACLKCADACRQISKAVAVLA, via the coding sequence ATGACCCAAATTCAGTACCAGGACTGCATCGACTCTTGTCTGAAATGTATGAACGCCTGTAATGTCAGCTATGTCTCAAGCCTGAAAGAATATGACCTTGCGGAGCTGCGGGAATGTATCCGGATGGACCGGGAATGCGCCGATATTTGCGCCTACGCCATTCAGGCGATGATCCGTCAAAGTCCTTTTGTTGCCGATATTTGCCGCCTATGCGCGGAGATTTGTGAAGCCACTGCCAGAGTGAGCGGAAGATATAAGCTTACGCATTGTCAGGAATGTATAAATGCTTGCTTGAAGTGTGCGGATGCCTGTCGCCAAATAAGTAAAGCTGTTGCCGTATTAGCTTGA
- a CDS encoding ABC transporter ATP-binding protein, with protein sequence MKQSTGRRLLQYALHAKTTFIAALLLLSIGVAAELAGPFIARNMIDNHMLAIERPYFETNSQGNAVYYNNEYFKRGDRFEPGESKGREVRLLQIGRSFYFIGQPVEAIDGKRSYVDSQVTIDRGSERFSYPAVQLAIEDVFAFYKPELPGIYKLVALFGLFLMISIFAEFGKTYWLQSSANQVVRKLRTDVYAHIQRLPVYFFDNLPAGKVVSRVTNDTEAIKELFIAVLSNFATGIINIIGVYTALFLLDVRLGLVSLFIVPVIVIWVILYRKIATKYNTIIRSRLSEINAIINESIQGMPIIRIFRRQKQRLDEFETLNEDYLKYQNKMLNLNSLTSHNLVGALRSLSFALVLWYFGFGSLGGGTVLSLGVLYAFVDVLGRMFQPIIGMVNQLANLDTSMVSAGRVFKLMDEPGEDVTDGEMPRYRGNVVFKDVSFAYKKDFVLRDISLTARSGETVALVGHTGSGKSSIINLLFRFYDPQRGTISIDGHKTTDIPKQWLRKHMGIVLQDPYLFTGTIASNVSLGDESISRKKVEWALREVGADRLLAHLPHGFDEPVVEKGSTLSAGQRQLISFARALAFDPAILILDEATSNIDTETESLIQQALEVLKKGRTTFIIAHRLSTIRSADQILVLHRGEIVERGSHDELMGFGGRYYRMYQLQVGSAAQSVDAAQASKSDPAVKVPAAMQSAHSQS encoded by the coding sequence TTGAAACAAAGTACGGGCAGACGCCTGCTGCAGTATGCGCTGCATGCGAAGACAACCTTCATCGCGGCGCTCCTCCTGCTCTCCATCGGAGTCGCAGCGGAGCTGGCGGGCCCTTTTATAGCCAGAAACATGATTGATAACCATATGCTTGCCATTGAGAGACCTTATTTTGAAACTAATTCGCAAGGCAACGCCGTCTATTACAATAATGAATATTTCAAGCGCGGCGACCGGTTTGAACCGGGAGAGTCCAAGGGCCGTGAGGTCCGACTGCTTCAGATTGGACGAAGCTTCTATTTCATCGGCCAGCCTGTTGAAGCGATAGACGGAAAGCGCAGCTATGTAGACAGTCAAGTCACGATCGACCGCGGTAGCGAGAGATTCAGCTATCCGGCCGTACAGCTTGCCATTGAAGATGTATTCGCTTTTTACAAGCCGGAGCTTCCCGGTATTTATAAGCTGGTCGCATTGTTCGGGCTGTTCCTGATGATCTCGATCTTCGCCGAATTCGGCAAGACCTACTGGCTGCAATCGTCGGCCAACCAGGTCGTTCGCAAGCTGAGAACGGATGTATACGCACATATCCAGCGGCTTCCGGTCTACTTCTTCGATAACCTGCCTGCGGGCAAGGTAGTATCCCGGGTAACCAACGATACCGAAGCGATCAAGGAGCTGTTCATTGCCGTCTTGTCGAACTTCGCCACCGGGATCATCAATATAATCGGCGTGTATACCGCCTTGTTCCTGCTGGATGTCCGGCTCGGGCTGGTCAGCCTGTTCATCGTCCCGGTCATCGTCATCTGGGTCATCCTGTACCGCAAAATCGCAACCAAATACAACACGATCATCCGCTCACGCCTGAGCGAGATTAACGCCATTATCAACGAATCAATTCAGGGCATGCCCATTATCCGCATCTTCCGCCGCCAGAAGCAGCGGCTGGACGAATTCGAAACGCTCAACGAAGACTATTTGAAGTATCAGAACAAAATGCTGAATCTCAACTCGCTGACCTCGCATAATCTGGTCGGTGCGCTGCGCAGTCTTTCCTTCGCGCTCGTGCTCTGGTATTTCGGCTTCGGCAGCCTTGGCGGCGGGACGGTCCTCTCTCTTGGCGTGCTCTATGCCTTCGTCGACGTACTGGGACGGATGTTCCAGCCCATTATCGGGATGGTCAATCAGCTTGCGAATCTCGATACCTCGATGGTGTCGGCAGGCCGCGTCTTCAAGCTCATGGATGAACCCGGGGAAGATGTGACTGACGGGGAAATGCCCCGGTACAGAGGGAATGTGGTATTCAAGGATGTCTCCTTTGCCTATAAAAAAGACTTCGTCCTGCGCGACATTTCGCTCACAGCACGCTCCGGCGAGACAGTCGCCCTTGTGGGTCATACCGGCTCAGGCAAAAGCTCGATCATCAATCTGCTGTTCCGTTTCTACGATCCGCAGCGCGGCACCATCTCCATTGACGGGCACAAAACGACGGATATTCCGAAGCAGTGGCTGCGCAAGCATATGGGTATCGTCCTGCAGGACCCTTATCTATTCACCGGGACGATCGCCTCTAATGTCAGCCTGGGAGACGAGAGCATTTCGAGGAAAAAAGTCGAATGGGCGCTCAGAGAGGTCGGCGCGGACCGGCTGCTGGCCCATCTGCCGCACGGTTTCGACGAACCGGTAGTGGAAAAAGGCAGCACGCTGTCTGCCGGACAGCGCCAGCTCATCTCGTTCGCCCGCGCGCTTGCCTTCGATCCGGCGATCCTGATTCTCGATGAGGCTACATCCAATATCGATACCGAGACGGAGAGCCTTATCCAGCAGGCGTTGGAGGTTCTTAAAAAGGGCCGGACGACATTTATCATCGCCCACCGCCTGTCGACCATCCGCAGCGCAGACCAGATTCTCGTCCTGCATCGGGGCGAAATCGTCGAGCGGGGCAGCCACGATGAGCTGATGGGGTTTGGCGGCCGCTACTACCGCATGTATCAGCTTCAGGTCGGCTCCGCCGCCCAGAGCGTGGATGCTGCTCAAGCATCCAAATCTGATCCGGCTGTAAAGGTTCCGGCCGCAATGCAATCAGCGCATTCGCAAAGTTAG
- a CDS encoding MogA/MoaB family molybdenum cofactor biosynthesis protein, with translation MNSVEQHRMEAPDSVNCYIITVSDTRTMDTDKGGRLIETLLEESGYKIAGRIIVKDDYDDIRELIHECAGDSGIEAVLLTGGTGIAPRDTTYEAVKSLLDKEMPGFGEIFRYLSFAEDIGTAAILSRAVAGTVGSTAVFSMPGSVGAVRLAMTRLIIPELRHVMREIYKSS, from the coding sequence ATGAATTCAGTCGAACAGCACCGCATGGAAGCCCCGGATTCGGTCAATTGTTATATTATTACGGTCTCCGACACCCGGACGATGGATACGGATAAAGGCGGCCGCCTGATTGAGACACTGCTTGAAGAATCCGGCTACAAGATTGCCGGGCGAATCATTGTAAAAGACGATTATGACGATATCCGTGAGCTTATTCACGAATGCGCAGGAGATAGCGGCATTGAGGCCGTGCTGCTTACGGGTGGCACCGGTATTGCTCCCCGCGATACCACCTATGAGGCGGTCAAATCTCTGCTGGACAAAGAAATGCCCGGATTCGGGGAAATATTCCGTTATTTGAGCTTTGCCGAGGATATCGGAACCGCTGCCATCCTGAGCCGCGCGGTAGCCGGTACAGTCGGCAGCACCGCCGTGTTCTCCATGCCCGGATCAGTCGGAGCCGTCCGGCTTGCAATGACCCGGCTCATTATTCCCGAACTGCGGCATGTGATGCGCGAGATTTATAAATCCTCCTAA
- a CDS encoding DUF2087 domain-containing protein: protein MQLDKIVGYHKALADPTRLRMLLLLSQGEMNGQALAEKLNLSQPTVTHHAAKLRSAALIKERRDKNTVYFTLNPEFIRKGGEASLQFIFDKGADEMEEESKEQKLKESVLRNFFAKDGRLRQIPAQYKKKLIALQHIVEQLKPGVVYSEKEINTFIKQYHDDCATIRREFIMHQFMYRENDNYELNPREMWTKWESVK from the coding sequence ATGCAGCTGGATAAAATCGTAGGTTACCATAAAGCCCTTGCCGATCCCACGCGCCTTCGCATGCTCCTGCTCCTGTCGCAAGGGGAAATGAACGGCCAGGCGCTTGCGGAGAAGCTGAACCTGTCGCAGCCGACGGTAACGCATCATGCGGCCAAGCTGCGCTCGGCAGCGCTCATTAAGGAACGCCGTGACAAGAATACCGTCTATTTCACGCTGAATCCGGAATTTATCCGGAAGGGCGGGGAGGCGTCGCTGCAGTTTATTTTTGATAAGGGAGCGGATGAAATGGAAGAGGAGAGCAAGGAACAGAAGCTGAAGGAGTCGGTACTCCGCAATTTCTTCGCCAAGGACGGCCGTTTGCGGCAAATTCCGGCGCAGTACAAGAAGAAGCTGATTGCCCTGCAGCATATTGTCGAACAGTTGAAGCCGGGCGTTGTCTACAGCGAGAAAGAAATCAACACCTTCATCAAGCAGTATCATGACGATTGCGCCACAATCCGCCGCGAGTTCATCATGCATCAGTTCATGTACAGGGAAAATGACAATTACGAGCTGAATCCCCGGGAAATGTGGACGAAATGGGAATCTGTCAAATAA
- a CDS encoding DUF3939 domain-containing protein has translation MLFKKFKKEAVPRQVTVTLPEVKQAVRQFEKDMPGKINRTVLMREDKSIDLSRLARYLGGRSEQKFYLSRETFEIFEEKDKEIPYFLDMVQSAVDNYISDTGKLPLLEESDLPEVHYHLLASQRYLKEMPPFPLYITEEELMLTHRPEHFG, from the coding sequence ATGCTTTTTAAAAAGTTTAAGAAAGAAGCCGTCCCCCGCCAAGTTACCGTAACCTTGCCCGAAGTCAAGCAGGCTGTTCGTCAATTTGAAAAGGATATGCCCGGCAAAATCAACCGGACTGTGTTGATGCGGGAAGACAAAAGCATTGATCTGTCCCGGCTGGCCCGTTATTTGGGCGGAAGGTCCGAGCAGAAGTTCTATCTGTCGAGAGAAACGTTTGAGATCTTTGAAGAAAAGGATAAAGAGATTCCCTATTTTCTTGATATGGTGCAGTCTGCGGTTGACAATTATATCAGCGATACGGGCAAGCTGCCTCTGCTTGAAGAATCGGACCTTCCCGAGGTTCACTATCATTTGCTGGCAAGTCAGAGGTATTTGAAGGAAATGCCGCCTTTTCCGCTGTATATTACCGAAGAGGAATTGATGCTGACCCACCGTCCGGAGCATTTCGGGTAA
- a CDS encoding DNA glycosylase AlkZ-like family protein produces MNGVNSLLISYDVSKRQAAHFLLKHQRLGPYRLPGGKASVYRYIRHVNCIQYDPLNITGHNHELVLQARIPGFVPGFAQELLYKDRLLLDGWDKNMSIYCTEDWPYFRRLRDSAAARHGSNEAVMALVHKVRAEIAARGPLSSLDLDFKDKVDWAWAPARLSRAALESMYYWGELSIHRRVHTRRYYDFTANLLPEVLLAEPEPNRAEESYHDWYVLRRIGAIGLLWNRSGDGWLGISGLKSGERAAAIRRLLLADSIREVRVEGIKPPLYVRTSDASDLETILNGRPGDNPFETGHYAAALAPLDNLIWDRELTRQLFGFHYRWEVYKPAGERSYGYYVLPLLYNDRFAARFEPVLNRASCELVIRNWWWEAGEGPHISGLLETAKSAVSSLALSLGAVRITASPPAAAQSGIEEWNE; encoded by the coding sequence ATGAACGGAGTGAATTCGCTCTTGATAAGCTATGACGTATCCAAGCGCCAGGCTGCGCATTTTCTTCTGAAGCATCAACGGCTCGGCCCATACCGTCTGCCAGGCGGCAAAGCGAGCGTGTACCGCTACATCCGGCATGTCAACTGTATCCAGTATGACCCCCTGAATATCACCGGCCACAATCATGAGCTTGTGCTCCAAGCGCGTATCCCCGGCTTTGTGCCAGGGTTCGCGCAGGAGCTGTTGTATAAGGACAGGCTGCTGCTCGACGGCTGGGACAAGAATATGTCGATCTATTGCACGGAAGATTGGCCATACTTCCGAAGATTAAGGGACAGCGCAGCCGCCCGGCATGGTTCCAATGAAGCCGTGATGGCGCTTGTCCACAAGGTTCGAGCGGAGATTGCAGCACGCGGTCCGCTCTCCTCGCTTGATTTGGACTTTAAAGACAAAGTGGACTGGGCCTGGGCTCCCGCCAGGCTGTCCCGCGCGGCTCTGGAGAGCATGTATTATTGGGGAGAACTGTCCATCCATCGCCGGGTTCACACCCGCCGCTATTATGATTTTACGGCAAATCTCCTGCCGGAAGTACTTCTTGCCGAACCGGAACCTAATAGGGCGGAAGAATCGTACCATGACTGGTACGTGCTGCGGAGAATCGGAGCGATTGGCCTGCTGTGGAACAGGTCCGGCGATGGCTGGCTGGGAATAAGCGGTCTCAAGAGCGGGGAGCGCGCCGCCGCAATCCGGAGGCTGCTGCTTGCCGATTCCATCCGGGAAGTGAGGGTCGAAGGAATCAAGCCCCCGCTTTATGTTCGAACCTCCGACGCCTCTGATCTGGAAACGATTCTGAACGGTAGACCCGGCGATAATCCGTTCGAGACCGGACATTATGCCGCCGCATTGGCCCCCCTCGACAATTTGATCTGGGACAGAGAGCTTACTCGTCAGCTGTTTGGCTTTCATTACCGGTGGGAGGTATACAAGCCAGCCGGGGAGCGCTCCTATGGCTACTATGTGCTGCCGCTGCTCTATAACGACCGTTTTGCCGCCAGATTCGAGCCGGTTCTGAACAGAGCGTCCTGTGAACTTGTCATCCGTAACTGGTGGTGGGAAGCCGGAGAGGGTCCTCATATTTCCGGCTTGCTGGAGACGGCGAAATCTGCGGTTTCCTCGCTTGCCCTCTCCTTGGGAGCGGTCAGAATAACGGCATCGCCCCCTGCGGCGGCGCAGAGCGGCATTGAAGAATGGAATGAATAA
- a CDS encoding ABC transporter ATP-binding protein, whose translation MFSVLKDLGWFFRREKRRYTIGLFVLIFAGVIELLPPRLLGNAIDEIVHGSITADSLIKYIVMILALLLIIYWITYIWMRSLFGGSNLVERLLRSRFMTHLLTLTPSFFERNRTGDLMARATNDIRAVSVTAGFGMLTLVDSTVFFSVVLLAMGFLVSWKLTLAAVVPLPLIAVAMVIYGKAIHDRYSLAQDAFGDMNDQVLESVSGVRVIRAYVQERLDEKRFGEITDDVFRKNMAVARVDAFFEPTIRFCVGLSYIIGLTYGIYLVFRNQITLGDLVSFNMYLGMMVWPMFAIGELINIMQRGGASLERIDETLNSVPDVQDPAHPASVSEPDGIEFNNVTFRYPSSPIDNLSGVSLSLAKGETLGVVGRTGSGKSTLLKQLLHEYPTGTGSIRISGVPIEDITLDRLHSWMGYVPQEQILFSKTVRENIQFGLERASDDQILEAVSTAAFLSDLDTLESGLDTLVGERGVSLSGGQKQRVSLSRAFIAEPEILILDDALSAVDARTEARIVDNIRSRRAGKTTLISTHRLSAVEHADQIVVLDGGVITERGTHKELLELGGWYREQYERQQVENNLN comes from the coding sequence ATGTTTTCCGTATTAAAAGATCTCGGCTGGTTCTTCCGCCGGGAGAAAAGACGCTATACGATCGGCTTGTTCGTGCTGATCTTTGCCGGCGTCATTGAACTGCTGCCTCCGCGTCTTTTGGGTAACGCCATTGACGAAATCGTACACGGATCCATTACGGCAGACTCGCTAATCAAGTACATTGTTATGATTCTCGCGCTGCTTCTCATCATCTACTGGATCACTTACATATGGATGCGCAGCCTGTTCGGAGGATCGAATCTGGTGGAACGCCTGCTGCGTTCCCGGTTTATGACCCATCTGCTTACGCTGACACCCTCATTCTTCGAGCGAAACCGCACCGGAGACCTGATGGCCCGGGCCACCAACGACATCCGGGCGGTATCCGTAACCGCAGGCTTTGGGATGCTGACGCTGGTCGACTCCACTGTGTTCTTCTCTGTCGTACTCCTTGCCATGGGCTTTCTGGTGAGCTGGAAGCTGACGCTGGCTGCCGTGGTGCCCCTCCCGCTGATTGCGGTGGCAATGGTGATCTACGGCAAAGCCATTCATGACCGTTATAGTCTGGCGCAGGACGCCTTCGGCGATATGAACGACCAGGTGCTGGAATCCGTATCCGGCGTGCGGGTAATCCGTGCCTATGTGCAGGAGCGTCTGGATGAGAAACGATTCGGAGAAATCACCGATGATGTATTCCGCAAAAATATGGCTGTGGCCCGGGTCGATGCCTTTTTTGAACCGACCATCCGGTTCTGCGTGGGGCTGAGTTACATTATCGGTCTGACGTATGGAATCTACCTCGTCTTCCGAAATCAAATCACGCTGGGCGACCTCGTATCGTTCAACATGTACCTTGGCATGATGGTCTGGCCGATGTTCGCCATCGGCGAGCTGATCAATATTATGCAGCGCGGCGGCGCTTCGCTCGAACGAATCGATGAGACGCTGAATTCCGTCCCGGATGTACAGGACCCGGCTCATCCGGCCAGTGTATCCGAACCTGATGGAATTGAATTCAACAATGTGACGTTTCGCTACCCTTCGTCGCCCATTGATAATTTGAGCGGTGTCAGCCTGTCGCTGGCCAAAGGCGAGACGCTCGGCGTTGTCGGCCGCACCGGCAGCGGCAAATCGACGCTGCTCAAGCAGTTGCTTCATGAATACCCAACCGGAACTGGCAGCATCCGCATTTCGGGTGTTCCGATTGAGGACATTACGCTAGACCGTCTGCACAGTTGGATGGGCTATGTGCCGCAGGAACAAATTCTGTTCTCCAAAACCGTGCGCGAGAACATCCAATTCGGACTCGAGCGCGCAAGCGACGACCAGATTCTGGAGGCGGTCTCCACCGCCGCCTTCCTCAGCGATCTGGATACGCTGGAAAGCGGCCTGGATACGCTTGTCGGCGAGCGCGGCGTCTCTCTTTCCGGAGGCCAGAAGCAGCGGGTATCGCTGTCCCGCGCTTTTATTGCCGAACCGGAAATCCTGATCCTCGACGACGCGCTGTCGGCTGTGGACGCCCGGACCGAAGCCCGGATTGTCGATAACATCCGCTCCCGTAGAGCTGGAAAGACGACATTGATCTCCACCCACCGCCTTTCCGCCGTGGAACATGCCGACCAGATCGTAGTTCTGGATGGCGGAGTAATAACCGAGCGCGGAACACACAAGGAATTGCTGGAGCTCGGCGGCTGGTACCGGGAGCAATACGAACGCCAGCAGGTGGAGAATAATCTGAACTAA